In the genome of Candidatus Angelobacter sp., the window ATTTTTGCCCGCGTCAGCTTCGCACTGATGTGCTTTGGGCCGCTGGCGTCGGCGGTGATGAAGGGCAGGTTAATTTCGTATTGTTGCGAGCTGGACAGGGCGATCTTCGCCTTTTCCGCCTCCTCCTTGATGCGCTGGAGGGCGTCCGGCTGCTTACGCAGATCCATGCCGTGTTCCTTTTTGAACTCATCGAGGATCCAGTCCATGACACGATTGTCCCAGTCGTCGCCGCCGAGATGAGTGTCGCCGTTTGTCGCCTTTACTTCAAAAACGCCATCTCCGATTTCCAAAACCGAGATGTCGAACGTGCCGCCGCCCAAATCGTAAACCGCGATCTTCTCATCTTTCTTCTTGTCGAGGCCATAGGCCAGTGATGCAGCGGTCGGCTCATTGATGATGCGGAGGACCTCCAGGCCGGCGATCCGGCCTGCGTCCTTGGTCGCCTGGCGCTGGGAATCGTTAAAATAAGCGGGAACGGTAATAACCGCTTGCGCGATTTTTTCCCCAAGCCGCATTTCAGCGTCCGCCTTTAATTTGGCCAGAATCATCGCGGATATTTCGGGGGGACTGAATTGCCTGGGCTTACCCTCCGATTCGACTTCGACGGCGGCATCGCCATTGGACGCTTTGACGACCTTATAGGGCACGCGCTTGATCTCCTCCTGAACTTCATCATATTTGCGGCCCATGAACCGCTTGATCGAGTAAACCGTGTTTCGCGGATTCGTGACTGCCTGGCGTTTGGCGGCATCGCCGACAATACGTTCGCCCGTCTTGGTAAACGCAACCACTGATGGCGTGGTGCGTTTTCCCTCCGAGTTCTCGAGTACGACCGGTTCGCCGCCTTCCATGACGGCCATGCATGAGTTGGTCGTACCTAAATCGATGCCTAAAACTTTAGCCATAATATCTGGTTCTGAATGTACCGGGTAAACCTCAGCACCGTGGGTGCCAACGATGCGATTGCTTGCCTAACAGATTGAAAACACCATAATTAGATTTGAAATGCCGCCAGTCGCCTGACAGCGCCGACTGTGTCAAACGGGCCACGGTGTCGCAGTGTTTTTCGAGTTGGCGCAGGTTCGGTTGGCACACTCGGCAGCGGGCATGGTCCTTGGCACGCAGCTCGTAACGAGGTCATCGAATGAAAAAAGCGTGCCCGGTGCGATTCAATTGCATAGAGTCGCAAGGAACTGATTCCACAAAATTGGACGCGAAACATCGTGCGTCGGGCAGTGGCAAACGAAACATCAAACCAGAAATGATTATGCCAGAAAAAACAGGATTCGTGGGGGTGGGTCGCATGGGCGCGAACATGGCGCGCCGGCTGAAGGAGGTCGGTTACCCGGTGGTCGCGGTTTATGACGTGCGTGCGGGATCGGCCCAATCGCTCGCACAGGAACTTGGCTGCGAGGCCTGCGCGACACTGGCGCGGGTCACTGCGCTCTCGGATGTCATCATTACAGTGGTCACTGACGACCAAGCGATGTGGAGGGTCTTTGCGGACAAGAAGGACAATCTGCTCAGGAACGCCGCAGGGAAAGTCTTCATCAACTGCGCCACAATTTCCCCCCGGGTCCATGTCGAAGTGGAGAAGCTTGCGAAGAAAGCGCGCGCCGAATCGCTCGAGGCCTGCATGGCTTCCAGTATAACGCAGGCGAGGCAGGGGACGCTCTATTTGATGTGCGGCGGAGCGGAAAGCACGTTCAACAAAGTGAAGGGGCTTCTGACGAAGTTGAGCAACGAAGGCCAGTTGCTGCGCTATATTGGCAAAGCCGGGCAGGCCGCAAACGTGAAGGCGTTGGTCAACATGGTCATGAACATCAACACGGCCGGGTTGGCCGAAGGCCTGGGGCTTGGCGCGGCGCTGGGTCTGGACCTCA includes:
- a CDS encoding NAD(P)-dependent oxidoreductase is translated as MKKACPVRFNCIESQGTDSTKLDAKHRASGSGKRNIKPEMIMPEKTGFVGVGRMGANMARRLKEVGYPVVAVYDVRAGSAQSLAQELGCEACATLARVTALSDVIITVVTDDQAMWRVFADKKDNLLRNAAGKVFINCATISPRVHVEVEKLAKKARAESLEACMASSITQARQGTLYLMCGGAESTFNKVKGLLTKLSNEGQLLRYIGKAGQAANVKALVNMVMNINTAGLAEGLGLGAALGLDLKTLMEVFSQTGANSRVLQTDGEDMQNREHSCFFSAAHAAKDSGIALSLAKEKKLDLPLAAATFKQYAKMVKRGLGELDKSGVAELTFKGRGGRGRKK